The Candidatus Hydrogenedentota bacterium genome window below encodes:
- the pssA gene encoding CDP-diacylglycerol--serine O-phosphatidyltransferase — MMKIRRTRKGKARRELKRRPINVLASAITAFGLYWGLVSIFLSARERYELAAFAILGAIVCDALDGTVARLTKSTSEFGKEFDSLCDLVAFGVAPAVLIYFAYLREEQIAGTLVGKTGSFMAIVFVLCGALRLARFNVYQSGFRDSFTGLPIPAAGGTIASLVLFTEYWNLRVAFWVLGPFTLLLAGLMVSPIRYPKDRMKKGLVFEPRNAFRALVFVVLAIAAVNYMLLHSPAMVLLPLCLTYIGFGIVDDAFTRWRARRGVAGPAAEDQPSVVPFTPSENKEEAL, encoded by the coding sequence ATGATGAAAATCCGAAGGACCCGAAAGGGCAAGGCGCGCCGGGAACTCAAGCGGCGCCCCATCAACGTGTTGGCGAGCGCGATTACCGCGTTCGGCCTCTACTGGGGACTGGTCAGCATCTTCCTGAGCGCGCGTGAGCGGTATGAACTGGCGGCGTTCGCGATCCTGGGCGCCATTGTCTGCGATGCGCTTGACGGCACGGTGGCCCGCCTGACGAAAAGCACATCCGAGTTCGGCAAGGAATTCGACAGCCTGTGCGACCTTGTCGCCTTCGGCGTGGCGCCGGCGGTGTTGATCTACTTTGCCTATCTGCGCGAGGAACAAATAGCCGGCACGCTTGTGGGCAAGACGGGATCGTTCATGGCCATCGTGTTCGTGTTGTGCGGCGCGTTGCGCCTGGCGCGGTTCAACGTGTACCAGAGCGGATTCCGCGACTCGTTCACCGGGCTCCCGATTCCGGCGGCGGGCGGGACGATCGCGTCGCTGGTCCTGTTCACGGAATACTGGAATCTGCGCGTGGCCTTCTGGGTGCTGGGTCCCTTCACGCTGCTGCTCGCGGGATTGATGGTCAGTCCGATTCGCTACCCGAAGGATCGCATGAAGAAGGGTCTCGTGTTCGAGCCGCGCAACGCCTTTCGCGCGCTGGTGTTCGTCGTACTGGCGATTGCCGCGGTCAACTACATGCTGCTCCATTCGCCGGCGATGGTGTTGCTTCCCCTGTGCCTGACCTATATCGGGTTCGGCATTGTGGACGACGCCTTCACGCGCTGGCGCGCGCGGAGGGGCGTTGCGGGGCCGGCGGCGGAAGATCAACCCTCGGTCGTGCCGTTCACGCCGTCCGAAAACAAGGAAGAAGCCTTGTAA
- a CDS encoding AI-2E family transporter encodes MRHMSGGAWMRVAAIVGIAVLAGMFFYAIRSILASLFLAFVVAYMLDPVVDWCYRHGVRREITIAAVGLLMAGLLVAVPILLVPNILWEADRLADAASAGMRSGALSHVLDDALERLPLRRLFETLGWMMPGDKESVRTVLAERLGSFVKDNAILMLKRYSTEVAQAGFWAGTTAAAAAATIGRGMVNVLLFTGNVALFGFVTVYLLLSFDDSVNAMRELAPPRFRARLESVIGRINHQLHAFLRGQILVCLCLAALYSFGLWLSGVPFGIVIGLLGGAASFVPYLGLALAILPSIALALIQHGLDWHVAGVLLTFGIAQTLEGMYITPKIVGNQVGLNPVWIILSIMVFGSLMGFLGLILAVPIAATLKVLIAEAVAYYKASSLFSDGVNGTTEG; translated from the coding sequence ATGAGACACATGTCCGGCGGCGCATGGATGCGGGTGGCCGCCATCGTGGGCATAGCCGTATTGGCGGGGATGTTTTTCTATGCCATTCGTTCGATTCTGGCGTCGCTGTTCCTCGCCTTCGTGGTTGCCTACATGCTCGACCCGGTGGTGGATTGGTGTTACCGGCACGGGGTGCGGCGCGAGATAACCATCGCCGCAGTAGGCCTTCTGATGGCCGGTCTGCTCGTTGCCGTGCCTATCCTTCTTGTCCCCAACATCCTTTGGGAAGCGGATCGTTTGGCCGATGCCGCGTCGGCGGGCATGAGGAGCGGCGCCCTGTCACACGTGCTGGACGATGCGCTGGAGCGATTGCCGTTGCGCCGGCTGTTTGAAACGCTCGGATGGATGATGCCCGGTGACAAGGAAAGCGTCCGGACGGTTCTTGCCGAGCGCCTCGGATCGTTTGTCAAGGACAATGCCATCCTCATGCTGAAGCGTTACTCGACGGAAGTGGCGCAGGCGGGATTCTGGGCGGGAACGACCGCGGCGGCGGCGGCGGCCACGATAGGCCGCGGCATGGTCAACGTGCTGCTGTTTACCGGAAACGTGGCCCTGTTCGGTTTTGTGACGGTATACCTGCTTCTTTCTTTTGACGATTCCGTAAACGCGATGCGCGAACTGGCGCCGCCCCGTTTCCGCGCGCGGCTCGAATCCGTCATCGGACGCATCAACCACCAATTGCACGCGTTCCTGCGGGGCCAGATCCTCGTTTGTCTTTGTCTCGCGGCGCTGTACTCGTTCGGACTGTGGTTGTCCGGCGTGCCCTTCGGGATCGTCATCGGCCTGTTGGGCGGCGCGGCGAGTTTCGTGCCCTATCTCGGCCTCGCGCTGGCCATTCTGCCCTCGATCGCGCTGGCGTTGATCCAGCACGGATTGGACTGGCATGTCGCCGGCGTGCTGCTTACCTTCGGGATTGCCCAAACTCTTGAAGGAATGTACATCACGCCGAAAATCGTGGGGAATCAGGTCGGCCTCAACCCCGTCTGGATTATTCTCTCGATTATGGTGTTCGGCAGCCTGATGGGATTTCTCGGCCTGATCCTCGCCGTGCCCATCGCGGCCACGCTCAAGGTGCTGATTGCCGAGGCCGTCGCGTATTACAAGGCTTCTTCCTTGTTTTCGGACGGCGTGAACGGCACGACCGAGGGTTGA